From the Sphingomonas mesophila genome, one window contains:
- a CDS encoding DUF72 domain-containing protein, with product MPDIRVGIGGWTYKPWRSLFYPPGLAQSRELEYASRQFGAIEINSTFYSRQSPASWRKWADAVPDDFRFALRASRYCVTRPRLADAGEGIGNFYAQGMDRLGAKLGPTLWMLSARRAFDRDDIAAFLDLLPERLGDRPLRHAIEPRHESFRDPGFFELARSRGVAVVFGDDDDFPCIDADTADFRYARLQRMREEVMTGYDDAALGRLAALAGDWRKDSFLFLINGAKLRAPAAALALQQRLGKAAGPA from the coding sequence GTGCCCGACATCCGGGTCGGCATCGGCGGCTGGACCTACAAGCCCTGGCGCAGTCTATTCTACCCGCCCGGCCTGGCCCAGTCGCGCGAGCTCGAATACGCCTCGCGCCAGTTCGGCGCGATTGAGATCAACTCGACTTTCTACAGCCGCCAGTCGCCGGCCAGCTGGCGGAAGTGGGCCGACGCGGTGCCCGACGACTTCCGCTTCGCCCTGCGCGCCTCGCGCTATTGCGTCACGCGTCCCCGTCTCGCCGACGCCGGTGAGGGCATCGGTAATTTCTACGCCCAAGGCATGGACCGGCTCGGCGCCAAGCTCGGCCCGACGCTGTGGATGCTGTCCGCGCGGCGCGCCTTCGACCGCGACGACATCGCTGCCTTTCTCGATTTGCTGCCCGAGCGGCTTGGCGACCGACCGCTGCGCCACGCAATTGAGCCGCGCCACGAAAGTTTCCGCGACCCCGGTTTTTTTGAACTCGCCCGCAGCCGCGGAGTGGCGGTGGTATTCGGCGACGATGACGACTTCCCTTGCATCGACGCCGACACCGCTGACTTCCGCTACGCCCGGCTCCAGCGCATGCGCGAGGAGGTCATGACCGGCTACGACGACGCCGCGCTCGGCCGCTTGGCGGCTTTGGCGGGGGATTGGCGCAAGGACAGCTTCCTGTTCCTCATCAACGGCGCCAAGCTGCGCGCCCCGGCCGCCGCCTTGGCGCTCCAGCAGCGGCTTGGAAAAGCCGCTGGGCCCGCCTAA
- the dapB gene encoding 4-hydroxy-tetrahydrodipicolinate reductase: MRTDQQPIRLALFAPEGRMGQAIAAAVATNPSFVMHSDHADVLVDFSSPDGLRASIDRAVSAGIPLLVGTTGLGEGHQSLIADAAEIIPVLKAPNTSLGVALLENLAERAARVLDANEWDVEIVEAHHRLKADAPSGTALHLGQAVERGRDMDAKEELGRSGVGLAREPGSIGYAAVRGGTVAGDHDVLFLGPDERIILSHRAENRAIFARGALAGARFLVGRPAGLYTMKDVIGAE; encoded by the coding sequence ATGCGCACCGATCAGCAGCCGATCCGCCTCGCCTTGTTCGCGCCGGAAGGGAGGATGGGCCAGGCCATCGCCGCGGCGGTCGCGACCAATCCCAGCTTCGTCATGCATTCGGACCACGCCGACGTGCTGGTCGACTTTTCCTCGCCCGACGGGCTGCGCGCAAGCATCGATCGGGCCGTTAGTGCCGGCATTCCGCTGCTGGTCGGGACGACCGGCCTTGGCGAAGGTCATCAGTCGCTCATCGCCGACGCCGCTGAGATCATCCCCGTCCTGAAAGCGCCCAACACCTCGCTTGGCGTCGCCCTGCTCGAGAATCTTGCCGAGCGCGCCGCCCGCGTTCTCGACGCAAACGAGTGGGACGTCGAGATCGTCGAAGCGCATCATCGCCTGAAAGCCGACGCACCGTCCGGCACGGCGCTCCACCTGGGCCAAGCCGTCGAGCGCGGGCGGGACATGGACGCCAAGGAGGAGCTTGGCCGCTCCGGGGTCGGACTTGCTCGCGAGCCGGGCAGCATCGGCTATGCCGCGGTGCGCGGCGGCACCGTTGCCGGCGATCACGACGTTCTGTTCCTCGGCCCCGACGAGCGGATCATCCTGTCGCACCGCGCCGAAAACCGGGCGATCTTCGCTCGCGGAGCACTGGCCGGAGCGCGCTTCCTGGTCGGGCGCCCGGCCGGGCTCTACACCATGAAGGACGTGATCGGCGCCGAATGA
- the glmS gene encoding glutamine--fructose-6-phosphate transaminase (isomerizing) — protein MCGIVGIVGREAVAQRLFDGLKRLEYRGYDSAGICTVGGGDFERRRAEGKLDNLKRELDADPLAGDVGIAHTRWATHGAPTVDNAHPHIAGPVALVHNGIIENFKPLRDELIADGRTFLSETDSEVVAHLVAREVEGGASPQQAVATVLPRLHGAFAIAFLFKDHPDTVIGARMGAPLTVGYGDGENYLGSDALALAPLTQRIAYLEEGDWAVVTRDRIAIFDRSNAPVERDIVESGASAQRIEKGNYRHFMLKEINEQPVVVAQTLQSYLRTLEGRVALPDIEFDLSAVNRVTIVACGTSFYAGMVAKYWFEQFARVPVDIDVASEFRYRQPVLEPGGLALFISQSGETADTLAALRHARSEGQVVAVVCNVPTSSMAREADLLLPTHAGPEIGVASTKAFTCQLAVLAALAANFARAKGRLSEAEERDIVEHLREAPEAISEALKQDEAIAALAPLVAPARDVLYLGRGPDYPMALEGALKLKEISYIHAEGYAAGEMKHGPIALIDDLVPVIVIAPSGPLFEKTVSNMQEVRARGGRIILVSDEHGIAEAGEGCMATIVMPEVHPLIAPLVYAVPVQLLAYHVAVAKGTDVDQPRNLAKSVTVE, from the coding sequence ATGTGCGGGATTGTCGGGATCGTCGGCCGCGAGGCGGTGGCGCAGCGCCTATTCGACGGCCTCAAGCGGCTCGAATACCGCGGCTACGACAGCGCCGGCATCTGCACCGTCGGCGGCGGGGACTTCGAGCGTCGCCGGGCGGAAGGCAAGCTCGACAATCTCAAGCGGGAGCTCGATGCCGATCCACTCGCCGGCGATGTCGGCATCGCCCACACGCGCTGGGCGACCCACGGCGCACCGACCGTCGACAATGCGCACCCCCACATCGCCGGGCCGGTGGCGCTGGTCCACAACGGCATCATCGAGAATTTCAAGCCGCTGCGCGACGAGCTGATCGCCGATGGCCGCACCTTCCTTAGCGAAACCGACAGCGAAGTGGTCGCCCACCTCGTTGCGCGCGAGGTCGAGGGCGGCGCCTCGCCGCAACAGGCGGTCGCGACCGTCCTGCCGCGCCTGCATGGCGCGTTCGCCATCGCTTTCCTGTTCAAGGACCATCCCGACACGGTGATCGGCGCGCGCATGGGTGCGCCGCTGACGGTCGGCTATGGCGACGGCGAGAATTACCTCGGCTCGGACGCACTCGCGCTCGCGCCGCTGACCCAGCGCATCGCCTATCTCGAGGAAGGCGACTGGGCGGTGGTGACGCGCGATCGCATCGCCATCTTCGACCGCTCCAACGCGCCGGTCGAACGCGACATCGTCGAAAGCGGCGCGTCGGCACAGCGAATCGAAAAGGGCAATTACCGGCACTTCATGCTCAAGGAGATCAACGAGCAGCCGGTGGTCGTCGCGCAGACTCTGCAGAGCTATTTGCGCACGCTCGAAGGGCGGGTCGCATTGCCCGACATCGAGTTCGACTTGAGCGCCGTCAACCGCGTCACGATCGTCGCGTGCGGCACCAGCTTCTACGCCGGAATGGTTGCCAAATATTGGTTCGAGCAATTTGCGCGCGTTCCAGTCGACATCGATGTGGCGAGCGAATTTCGCTACCGTCAGCCGGTGCTCGAACCGGGCGGCCTGGCTCTCTTCATCAGCCAGTCGGGCGAGACCGCCGACACGCTCGCCGCGTTGCGCCATGCGCGCTCCGAGGGCCAGGTCGTCGCGGTGGTGTGCAACGTGCCGACCAGCTCGATGGCCCGCGAAGCGGACCTGCTGCTGCCGACCCACGCCGGGCCGGAGATCGGGGTCGCTTCGACCAAGGCGTTCACCTGCCAGCTGGCTGTGCTCGCCGCGCTCGCCGCCAACTTCGCGCGCGCCAAAGGCCGCCTCAGCGAGGCCGAGGAGCGCGACATCGTCGAGCATCTCCGCGAGGCGCCCGAAGCGATCAGCGAAGCCCTGAAGCAGGACGAAGCCATCGCTGCGCTAGCGCCGCTCGTCGCGCCGGCGCGCGACGTGCTCTATCTCGGCCGCGGTCCGGACTATCCGATGGCGCTCGAGGGCGCTCTCAAGCTCAAGGAGATCAGCTACATCCACGCCGAAGGCTATGCCGCCGGCGAAATGAAGCACGGCCCGATCGCGCTGATCGACGATCTCGTGCCGGTGATCGTCATCGCGCCGTCGGGGCCGCTGTTCGAGAAGACTGTCAGCAACATGCAGGAGGTGCGCGCACGCGGCGGGCGGATCATCCTGGTGTCCGACGAGCACGGCATCGCCGAGGCGGGCGAGGGGTGCATGGCGACGATCGTCATGCCCGAAGTCCACCCGCTCATCGCGCCGCTCGTCTATGCCGTGCCGGTGCAATTGCTCGCCTATCATGTCGCAGTCGCCAAGGGCACCGATGTCGACCAGCCGCGCAATCTGGCGAAGAGTGTGACGGTCGAGTGA
- the phaR gene encoding polyhydroxyalkanoate synthesis repressor PhaR gives MAKGAAGSTSADKVTIKKYANRRLYDTESSSYITLDKLAGMIRDGRDFEVVDAKTGEDITHQILTQIIVDEEARGQTMLPVNFLRQLIGMYGGKLEAQVPQYLEAAMEAFEQNQKAMAGVFTPSGFADLAKRNMAMFQEAGRAFTAGTKAAAPAGDSAEVAALKAQLAELQAKVDKLAK, from the coding sequence ATGGCCAAGGGTGCCGCAGGCTCGACGTCGGCCGACAAGGTGACGATCAAGAAATACGCCAACCGGCGGCTCTACGACACCGAAAGCTCGTCCTACATCACGCTCGACAAGCTCGCCGGGATGATCCGCGACGGCCGCGATTTCGAGGTCGTCGACGCCAAGACCGGCGAGGACATCACCCACCAGATCCTGACCCAGATCATCGTCGACGAGGAAGCGCGCGGACAGACCATGCTGCCGGTCAATTTCCTGCGCCAGTTGATCGGCATGTACGGCGGCAAGCTGGAGGCCCAGGTGCCGCAATATCTCGAGGCGGCGATGGAAGCGTTCGAACAGAACCAGAAGGCAATGGCGGGCGTGTTCACGCCGTCCGGCTTCGCCGATCTCGCCAAGCGCAACATGGCGATGTTCCAGGAAGCCGGCCGCGCCTTCACCGCCGGCACCAAGGCCGCCGCGCCCGCGGGCGACAGCGCCGAGGTCGCCGCCCTCAAGGCCCAGCTCGCCGAGCTCCAGGCCAAGGTCGACAAGCTGGCGAAGTAA
- a CDS encoding response regulator, protein MSASQPVNIVMIEDDEGHARLIEKNIRRAGINNPLRHFLDGTSGLNFLFDDPEGPLANGPALVLLDLNLPDMSGTEILSRIKSDEKLHRIPVVILTTTDDKTEIQRCYDLGCNVYITKPVNYENFADAIRQLGLFLSVIQLPDREGP, encoded by the coding sequence ATGAGCGCTTCGCAACCGGTCAACATCGTCATGATCGAGGACGACGAGGGCCATGCCCGGCTGATCGAGAAGAACATCCGCCGCGCCGGGATCAACAACCCGCTGCGCCATTTCCTCGACGGCACCAGCGGGCTCAACTTCCTGTTCGACGACCCCGAGGGCCCGCTCGCCAACGGCCCGGCGCTGGTGCTGCTCGACCTCAATTTGCCCGACATGAGCGGGACCGAGATCCTGTCGCGGATCAAGAGCGACGAGAAGTTGCACCGAATCCCGGTGGTGATCCTGACCACCACCGACGACAAGACCGAGATCCAGCGCTGCTACGACCTGGGCTGCAACGTCTACATCACCAAGCCGGTCAACTACGAGAATTTCGCCGACGCCATCCGCCAGCTCGGCCTGTTCCTGTCGGTCATCCAACTGCCCGATCGCGAGGGTCCGTGA
- the nth gene encoding endonuclease III produces MNRAQIFEFYRRLAEADPEPQGELEYVNPYTLLVAVALSAQSTDAGVNKATRPLFAEITTPEAMLALGEEGLRERIKTIGLFNTKAKNVIRAAKMLVERHGGEVPRDRDLLEQLPGVGRKTANVVLNTAFGEPRIAVDTHIFRVANRTGLARGKTPLEVELKLEKVTPEPFLLGAHQWLILHGRYICKARLPECWRCPVVDLCAYKAKVLEPPKSRAGQSDR; encoded by the coding sequence ATGAACCGGGCGCAGATCTTCGAATTCTACCGCCGCCTGGCCGAGGCCGACCCCGAGCCGCAGGGTGAGCTGGAGTATGTGAACCCGTACACCTTGCTGGTGGCGGTCGCCCTTAGTGCCCAATCGACCGACGCCGGGGTCAACAAGGCAACGCGGCCCTTGTTCGCCGAGATCACGACGCCCGAAGCCATGCTTGCGCTCGGCGAGGAGGGCCTGCGCGAGCGGATCAAGACCATTGGCCTGTTCAACACCAAGGCGAAGAACGTCATTCGCGCGGCCAAAATGCTGGTCGAGCGCCATGGCGGCGAGGTGCCGCGCGACCGCGACCTGCTCGAGCAGCTTCCCGGGGTCGGCCGCAAAACCGCCAACGTCGTGCTCAACACCGCGTTCGGCGAACCGCGTATCGCCGTCGACACCCACATCTTCCGGGTCGCTAACCGCACCGGCCTGGCGCGCGGCAAGACGCCACTCGAAGTAGAACTCAAGCTTGAGAAGGTCACGCCCGAGCCTTTCCTGCTCGGCGCGCATCAGTGGCTGATCCTCCACGGCCGCTACATCTGCAAGGCACGGCTGCCGGAATGCTGGCGCTGCCCGGTCGTCGATCTGTGCGCCTACAAGGCCAAGGTCCTCGAACCGCCTAAGTCCAGAGCCGGCCAAAGCGATCGCTGA
- the alr gene encoding alanine racemase, whose translation MTHRALRLRLDADALKSNWRWLQRQGDAPAGAAVKADGYGLGAMEVTKRLAEAGCRDFFISTWAEAEALSPLPEGASLSVLHGVGPDDIEAALAGAARPVLNTPQQVARWKEAAGDRPCDVMIDTGMNRLGLRSDEIGLLDGLTIDTLMSHLASADEDSGLNRAQLERFSAVRSAVPARRYSLANSAGICLGPDFGFDLTRPGLALYGGVPRSEAAAAIAQVVFPEAEIIQRRTVRAGESVGYGATWVAKIDTEVAIANVGYADGYLRYFAGKGRAQYGGLDLPLVGRVSMDLIALDCSAAAELREGDWVALDYDLPVAAEATGLSQYELLTGLSDRFGRLWT comes from the coding sequence GTGACCCACCGCGCGCTTCGCCTCCGCCTCGATGCCGACGCACTCAAGTCGAACTGGCGCTGGTTGCAGCGGCAAGGCGACGCTCCGGCGGGCGCTGCGGTCAAGGCGGACGGCTATGGGCTTGGCGCGATGGAAGTGACCAAGCGACTGGCCGAAGCGGGCTGCCGCGATTTCTTTATTTCGACATGGGCGGAGGCGGAAGCGCTTTCGCCGCTTCCCGAAGGGGCTTCGCTAAGCGTGCTCCATGGAGTCGGGCCGGACGACATTGAGGCGGCTCTCGCGGGAGCAGCGCGGCCGGTGCTGAACACGCCGCAGCAGGTCGCGCGCTGGAAAGAGGCTGCGGGAGACCGTCCGTGCGACGTGATGATCGACACCGGCATGAACCGGCTCGGTCTGCGCAGCGACGAGATCGGACTGCTCGACGGGCTGACAATCGATACGCTGATGAGCCACCTTGCCTCGGCCGACGAGGACAGCGGGCTCAACCGCGCCCAGCTTGAGCGGTTTTCAGCGGTTCGGTCCGCGGTGCCGGCACGGCGCTATTCGCTCGCCAACAGCGCCGGCATCTGTCTCGGACCGGATTTTGGGTTCGACCTCACGCGACCCGGCCTGGCGCTGTACGGCGGCGTGCCGCGAAGCGAGGCAGCTGCGGCCATCGCCCAAGTCGTGTTCCCCGAAGCCGAAATCATCCAGCGGCGTACGGTGCGCGCAGGAGAAAGCGTCGGTTATGGCGCCACTTGGGTTGCGAAAATCGACACCGAGGTGGCGATTGCCAATGTCGGCTATGCCGATGGCTATCTGCGCTATTTCGCCGGCAAGGGCAGGGCGCAATACGGTGGCCTTGATTTGCCGCTGGTCGGCCGCGTCTCAATGGACCTGATCGCGCTCGATTGCTCGGCGGCAGCAGAACTGCGCGAAGGCGACTGGGTCGCGCTGGACTATGACCTGCCGGTCGCCGCTGAAGCGACCGGGCTGTCGCAATATGAATTGCTGACCGGGCTCAGCGATCGCTTTGGCCGGCTCTGGACTTAG
- the glmU gene encoding bifunctional UDP-N-acetylglucosamine diphosphorylase/glucosamine-1-phosphate N-acetyltransferase GlmU: MTSPPKFCVVVLAAGQGTRMRSDIHKVLHPIAGKPMLAHLLDTVAEMGAERVVVVLGKGREQVEAALAGRAGVTTALQAEQKGTGHAVRMAEAALAGFDGPVLVTFGDTPFVTRATLERMLERLGEADDPGIVVLASSPDDAKQYGRVILEDGGDRIARMVEYKDASPEERAVRLCNSGMLAARSGELFQWLAKIGNANAAGEYYLPDVVNVAHEEGRHPVAIEGEPFETAGVNSRAELAALELDWQRRRRWEALEQGATLIDPESVWFSADTELGRDCTIEPHVVFGPGVRIADGAVIRAFSHIEGATIATGCEVGPFARLRPGTVLETGAKIGNFVETKKARLGAGAKANHLTYLGDSEIGAKANIGAGTITCNYDGFFKYPTRIGAGAFIGSNSALVAPITIGDGAIVGAGSVVTKDVAADELAVARGEQRGMKGWASRFRERQKIKKGVK, translated from the coding sequence ATGACCTCGCCGCCCAAATTTTGTGTCGTCGTGCTGGCCGCCGGCCAGGGCACGCGCATGCGCTCCGACATCCACAAAGTGCTCCACCCGATCGCCGGGAAGCCGATGCTCGCCCATCTGCTCGACACGGTCGCCGAGATGGGCGCCGAGCGGGTGGTGGTGGTGCTCGGCAAGGGGCGCGAGCAGGTCGAGGCGGCGCTCGCGGGCCGGGCCGGAGTCACGACCGCGCTCCAAGCCGAGCAGAAGGGCACTGGCCACGCGGTGCGCATGGCCGAGGCAGCGCTGGCCGGCTTCGACGGCCCCGTGCTGGTCACCTTCGGCGACACCCCGTTCGTCACGCGAGCGACGCTCGAGCGGATGCTTGAACGGCTCGGCGAGGCGGACGATCCGGGCATCGTCGTGCTCGCAAGCTCGCCCGACGACGCCAAGCAATATGGCCGCGTGATCCTCGAGGACGGCGGCGACCGCATTGCGCGGATGGTCGAGTATAAGGATGCCTCGCCCGAGGAGCGCGCGGTCCGCCTCTGCAATTCGGGTATGCTCGCGGCGCGCAGCGGCGAGCTGTTCCAGTGGCTCGCCAAAATCGGCAACGCCAACGCGGCCGGCGAATATTACCTACCCGACGTAGTCAACGTCGCCCACGAAGAGGGCCGGCACCCGGTGGCGATCGAGGGCGAGCCGTTCGAGACCGCCGGGGTGAACAGTCGCGCCGAGCTTGCCGCGCTAGAGCTCGACTGGCAGCGCCGCCGGCGGTGGGAAGCGCTCGAGCAGGGCGCCACGCTGATCGATCCGGAAAGCGTCTGGTTCAGCGCCGATACCGAGCTCGGCCGCGACTGCACGATCGAGCCGCACGTGGTATTCGGACCTGGCGTCCGGATCGCCGACGGCGCCGTCATCCGCGCGTTTAGCCATATTGAAGGCGCGACCATCGCCACCGGCTGCGAAGTTGGGCCGTTCGCCCGGCTGCGGCCCGGAACGGTGCTCGAAACCGGCGCCAAGATCGGCAATTTCGTCGAGACCAAGAAGGCTCGCCTTGGGGCTGGCGCTAAAGCCAACCATCTGACGTATCTCGGCGACAGCGAGATCGGCGCCAAGGCCAATATCGGCGCCGGTACGATCACCTGCAATTACGACGGCTTCTTCAAATATCCGACCCGCATCGGCGCAGGAGCGTTCATCGGTTCCAACAGCGCGCTGGTCGCGCCGATAACGATCGGCGACGGCGCGATCGTCGGCGCGGGATCGGTCGTCACCAAGGATGTCGCAGCGGACGAGCTGGCGGTGGCGCGCGGCGAACAGCGCGGAATGAAGGGCTGGGCGTCGCGCTTTCGCGAGCGGCAGAAGATCAAGAAGGGCGTCAAGTAG
- a CDS encoding GFA family protein — protein sequence MIARGGCHCRTVRFRCQLPDAPVKALSCNCSICAATGFLHIIVSHGDFVLESGADRLTSYRFGTGGADHLFCSVCGIKSFYQPRSHPDAWSVNANCLDAPVALDVTDFDGRNWEQAKAALDAGEGAG from the coding sequence GTGATCGCGCGCGGCGGCTGCCACTGCCGGACGGTGCGCTTCCGCTGCCAGCTGCCCGACGCGCCGGTGAAGGCGCTGTCCTGCAATTGTTCGATCTGCGCAGCGACCGGCTTCTTGCACATCATCGTGTCGCACGGAGACTTTGTGCTCGAAAGCGGCGCGGACCGGCTCACCAGCTACCGCTTCGGCACCGGCGGCGCAGACCATCTCTTCTGCAGCGTGTGCGGCATCAAGAGCTTCTACCAGCCGCGCAGCCACCCCGACGCGTGGAGCGTCAATGCCAATTGCCTGGATGCACCGGTCGCGCTCGACGTGACCGATTTTGACGGCCGCAATTGGGAGCAGGCCAAGGCGGCGCTCGACGCGGGAGAGGGCGCTGGCTAG
- a CDS encoding sensor histidine kinase: MPIQPKRESRINRLGIAGLVTSFALLIVAFAFVLYGFSANRRASEQIVATYDVKDIVSEAGRDLERAEAARRGYLLDPAPFRLRTFRETTQRLLPGLDQVRFRTGHDPVQQVRAEKLKALVIEHIASMNTSIELVRSGRAEEARRQFDVSGDSARIRVIRSLADGIEESEEERLTRLLSSERATVGWTQWLLAGVGLALIIATLGTMSMLRRFTRDLLASQARLNLLNTNLEGAVAERTADLRRANDEIQRFAYIVSHDLRSPLVNVMGFTSELESAGKAITRLIDKLDSEQPGLVDEPARLAAREDLPEALGFIRAATEKMDRLINAILTLSRQGRRVLTPERLEMNALIGEIVSGSLATQAEARGATITIDGTLPDLNHDRLAVEQVFQNLLENATKYGRPGVPNKVVVSGRSQGPRAIFEVADTGRGIPPEDHERVFELFRRSGAQDQPGEGIGLAHVRALAYRLGGTISLRSTPGEGATFIVDLPATYDTEGDS; the protein is encoded by the coding sequence TTGCCGATCCAGCCCAAGCGCGAAAGCCGGATCAACCGCCTCGGCATTGCCGGGCTGGTGACCAGCTTTGCGCTGCTGATCGTCGCCTTCGCTTTCGTCCTTTACGGCTTTTCCGCCAATCGCCGCGCAAGCGAGCAGATCGTCGCCACCTACGACGTCAAAGACATCGTGTCGGAGGCCGGGCGCGATCTCGAGCGGGCCGAGGCGGCGCGGCGCGGCTATCTGCTCGACCCGGCGCCGTTCCGGTTGCGCACCTTCCGCGAGACGACCCAGCGGCTGCTGCCCGGGCTCGATCAGGTGCGCTTCCGCACCGGCCACGACCCGGTGCAGCAGGTCCGCGCCGAGAAGCTGAAGGCGCTAGTTATCGAGCACATCGCGTCGATGAATACGTCGATTGAACTGGTTCGATCGGGCCGCGCCGAGGAGGCGCGCCGCCAGTTCGACGTGTCGGGCGACAGCGCGCGAATCCGGGTCATCCGGTCGCTCGCCGACGGCATCGAGGAAAGCGAGGAGGAGCGGCTGACCCGGCTGCTGTCGAGCGAGCGCGCGACGGTCGGGTGGACCCAGTGGCTGCTTGCCGGAGTCGGGCTCGCGCTGATCATCGCCACGCTCGGAACGATGAGCATGCTGCGCCGCTTCACGCGCGACCTCCTGGCCAGCCAGGCGCGGCTCAATTTACTCAACACCAACCTCGAGGGCGCGGTCGCCGAGCGGACCGCCGACTTGAGGCGCGCCAACGACGAGATCCAGCGCTTCGCCTACATCGTCAGCCACGACCTGCGCTCGCCGCTGGTCAATGTCATGGGCTTCACCTCCGAGTTGGAGAGCGCGGGCAAGGCGATCACGCGGCTGATCGACAAGCTCGATTCCGAACAGCCCGGGCTGGTCGACGAGCCGGCGCGGCTGGCGGCGCGCGAGGACCTGCCCGAAGCGCTCGGCTTCATCCGCGCCGCGACCGAGAAGATGGACCGGCTGATCAACGCCATTCTCACCCTCTCGCGCCAGGGCCGCCGGGTGCTGACCCCGGAGCGGCTGGAAATGAATGCGCTGATCGGCGAGATCGTGTCGGGCAGCCTGGCGACCCAGGCCGAGGCGCGCGGCGCCACGATCACCATCGACGGCACCCTGCCCGACCTCAACCACGACCGGCTGGCGGTCGAGCAGGTGTTCCAGAATCTGCTCGAGAACGCGACCAAATACGGCCGCCCCGGAGTGCCCAATAAGGTGGTCGTCAGCGGTCGCAGCCAGGGTCCGCGGGCGATCTTCGAGGTCGCCGACACCGGCCGCGGGATTCCGCCCGAGGATCATGAGCGGGTATTCGAACTGTTCCGCCGCTCCGGCGCCCAAGACCAGCCCGGCGAGGGCATCGGCCTTGCCCACGTCCGGGCGCTTGCCTATCGCCTTGGCGGGACCATATCGTTGCGCTCGACGCCCGGCGAGGGCGCGACATTCATCGTCGACCTGCCGGCGACTTACGACACCGAGGGGGACAGCTGA
- a CDS encoding response regulator — protein sequence MNRSRRILYIDDDAGTRRLVEKLLERRGHDVVSCDSGQAGIAEATKGGFDLIAVDHYMPGMDGLATLNALNQLPDCPPVVYVTGSEESAVAVAALKAGAADYVVKSVGGDFVDLLEQAFAGALATASLKRDKEQAEADLLAANQRLEALLREVNHRVANSLQLVTTMVAMQARLLSDDAAKTALSDTERRIQAIAQVHRKLYTSGDVESVAMNEYLAALVDELQATWSTPVGPRTITLEAEALRLHTDKAVSLGVIVTELVTNACKYAYPENQSGEVRIRFARADDERFQLEVEDDGCGLTDEGPKGTGLGSKLISAMAHSLSSKLDYDRAHDGCRAVLVAPL from the coding sequence GTGAACCGGTCGCGGCGGATTTTGTACATCGATGACGATGCCGGGACCCGGCGGCTGGTCGAGAAACTGCTCGAGCGGCGCGGCCATGACGTGGTGTCGTGCGACAGCGGCCAGGCGGGCATTGCCGAAGCGACCAAAGGCGGCTTCGACCTCATCGCCGTCGACCATTACATGCCCGGCATGGACGGGCTGGCGACGCTCAACGCGCTGAACCAGCTGCCGGACTGCCCGCCGGTGGTCTATGTCACCGGCTCCGAAGAGAGCGCGGTGGCGGTGGCGGCGCTGAAGGCCGGGGCCGCCGATTATGTCGTCAAATCGGTCGGGGGCGATTTCGTCGACCTGCTCGAGCAGGCGTTTGCGGGCGCACTCGCGACGGCGAGCCTGAAGCGCGACAAGGAACAGGCCGAGGCCGATCTGCTGGCCGCCAACCAGCGGCTCGAAGCGCTGCTGCGCGAGGTCAATCACCGAGTCGCCAACTCGCTGCAGCTGGTGACGACGATGGTCGCGATGCAGGCGCGGCTGCTGAGCGACGACGCCGCCAAGACCGCGCTCAGCGACACCGAGCGGCGAATCCAGGCGATCGCCCAGGTCCACCGCAAGCTCTATACCTCGGGCGATGTCGAGAGCGTCGCGATGAACGAATATCTCGCCGCGCTGGTCGACGAGCTGCAGGCGACCTGGTCGACCCCGGTCGGTCCGCGCACCATCACGCTCGAGGCCGAGGCGCTCCGGCTGCACACCGACAAGGCGGTGTCGCTGGGCGTGATCGTCACCGAGCTGGTCACCAACGCCTGCAAATATGCCTATCCGGAGAACCAGAGCGGCGAAGTGCGGATCCGCTTCGCGCGGGCCGACGACGAGCGCTTCCAGCTCGAGGTCGAGGACGACGGTTGCGGTCTCACCGACGAGGGGCCGAAGGGCACCGGGCTCGGCTCCAAGCTGATCAGCGCGATGGCGCACAGCCTGTCGAGCAAGCTCGACTACGATCGCGCCCACGACGGCTGCCGAGCGGTGCTGGTGGCGCCGTTGTAG